A genomic region of Zalophus californianus isolate mZalCal1 chromosome 1, mZalCal1.pri.v2, whole genome shotgun sequence contains the following coding sequences:
- the WDR6 gene encoding LOW QUALITY PROTEIN: WD repeat-containing protein 6 (The sequence of the model RefSeq protein was modified relative to this genomic sequence to represent the inferred CDS: inserted 3 bases in 3 codons; deleted 11 bases in 10 codons), whose translation MDAHEDYVWPRATSELILLPVTGLECVGDRLLHGEGPDVLVYSLDFGGHLRMMKRVQNLLGHYLIHGFRVRPEPXGDLDSEAMVAVFGSKGLRIVKVSWGQGRFRELWRSGLWNMTDWIWDARWLEGNVALALGHNSVVLYDPVVGCMLQEVPCTDRCTLSSACLIGDTWKELTIVAGAVSNQLLVWYPAAALIDNKPVAPDRRVSGHVGVIFSMSYLESKGLLATASEDRSVRIWKVGDLRVPGGRVQNIGHCFGHSARVWQVKLLENYLISAGEDCVCLVWSHEGEILQAFRGHQGRGIRAIAAHERQAWVVTGGDDSGIRLWHLVGRGYPGSGVSALCFKSRSRPGTLKAVTLAGSWRLLAVTDTGALYLYDLEVKCWEQLLEDKHFQSYCLLEAAPGPEGFGLCAMANGEGRVKVVPINTPTAAVDLTLFRGKVHSLSWALRGYEELLLLASGPGGVVACLEISAAPSGKAIFVKERCRYLLPPSKQRWHTCSAFLPPGDFLVCGDRRGSVLLFPSRPALLKDLGVGGKAGAIAGALGAGSGSEGGETASTEWGPVSTLPSLHGKQGVTSVTCHSGYVYTTGRDGAYYQLFVRGGQLQPVLRQKSCRGMNWVAGLRMVADGSMVILGFHANEFVVWSPRSHEKLHIVNCGGGHRSWAFSDTEAAMAFAYLKDGDVMLYQALGGCTRPHVILRESLHGREITCVKRVGTITLGPEFEVPSFMQPDHVEPGSEGPGLTDIVITCSEDTTVCVLALPTVTGSANALTAVCNHISSVRALAVWGIGTPGGPQDPRPGLTAHVVSAGGRAEMHCFSIMVTPDPSTPSRLACHVMHLSXHRLDEYWDRQRNRHRMVKVDPETRYMSLAVCEFDRPGLGPLVAAACSDGAVRLFLLQDSGRRLQLLAENFHHKRCVLKVHSFTHEAPNQRRGLFLCSAATDGNLAFWDLTTVLDHGSAALEPPADPGLPYRLGAPCLTLQAHSCGVNSLHTLPTHEGHLVASGSEDGSLHVFVLGWEAPELEEAMGGAELVPQLHVLEEYSVPCAHAAHVTGLKILSPGLMVSASIDQRLTFWRXGHGEPTFMNSTVYHVPDVADMDCWPVSPEFGHRCALGGQGLEVYNWYD comes from the exons ATGGACGCTCACGAGGACTACGTTTGGCCGCGGGCAACCTCGGAGCTCATACTCCTCCCG GTCACGGGTCTGGAGTGCGTGGGGGATCG GCTTCTCCATG GTGAGGGGCCGGATGTCCTGGTGTACAGCCTTGATTTTGGTGGCCATCTGCGGATGATGAAGCGCGTGCAGAACCTGCTTGGCCACTATCTTATCCATGGATTCCGGGTGCGACCAGAAC ATGGAGACCTTGACTCGGAGGCTATGGTGGCTGTGTTTGGGAGCAAGGGACTCCGAATTGTGAAAGTTAGCTGGGGACAGGGCCGCTTCCGGGAGCTCTGGCGCTCTGGCCTGTGGAACATGACTGACTGGATCTGGGATGCACGTTGGCTTGAGGGCAACGTGGCCTTGGCCCTGGGCCATAACTCAGTAGTGCTGTACGACCCTGTGGTAGGGTGCATGCTGCAGGAGGTGCCCTGCACAGACAGGTGCACCCTCTCCTCAGCCTGTCTGATCGGAGATACCTGGAAGGAGCTGACCATAGTGGCAGGTGCAGTTTCCAATCAGCTCCTTGTCTGGTACCCAGCAGCCGCTTTAATAGACAATAAGCCGGTGGCC CCCGACCGACGAGTCAGTGGGCATGTGGGGGTCATCTTCAGCATGTCGTACCTGGAAAGCAAGGGCTTGTTGGCCACAGCTTCAGAAGACCGAAGTGTCCGCATCTGGAAGGTGGGTGACCTGCGGGTGCCTGGGGGTCGGGTACAGAATATTGGGCATTGCTTTGGGCACAGCGCCCGTGTGTGGCAGGTCAAGCTCCTAGAGAATTACCTTATCAGTGCAGGAGAGGACTGTGTCTGCTTGGTATGGAGCCATGAAGGTGAGATCCTTCAGGCCTTTCGGGGCCACCAGGGCCGTGGGATCCGGGCTATAGCTGCCCATGAGAGGCAGGCCTGGGTGGTCACCGGGGGTGATGACTCAGGCATCCGGCTGTGGCACCTGGTAGGGCGTGGGTACCCGGGTTCAGGGGTCTCAGCTCTCTGCTTCAAGTCCCGCAGCAGGCCAGGTACCCTCAAGGCTGTGACGCTGGCTGGCTCCTGGCGACTACTGGCAGTGACTGATACAGGGGCCCTGTATCTCTATGACCTTGAGGTCAAGTGCTGGGAGCAGCTGCTGGAGGACAAGCACTTCCAGTCCTACTGCCTTCTGGAGGCAGCCCCTGGTCCTGAGGGTTTCGGACTTTGTGCCATGGCCAATGGGGAGGGTCGTGTCAAGGTTGTCCCCATCAACACTCCAACTGCAGCCGTGGACTTGACCCTGTTCCGTGGGAAAGTGCATAGCTTGAGCTGGGCCCTGCGTGGCTACGAGGAACTCCTGTTGCTGGCATCGGGCCCTGGCGGTGTAGTGGCTTGCCTGGAAATCTCAGCTGCGCCCTCTGGTAAGGCCATCTTTGTAAAGGAACGTTGCCGGTACCTGCTGCCTCCCAGCAAGCAGAGATGGCACACATGCAGTGCCTTCTTACCCCCTGGTGACTTCCTGGTGTGTGGGGACCGCCGGGGCTCTGTGTTGCTGTTTCCCTCTAGACCAGCTCTGCTCAAGGACCTTGGGGTTGGGGGCAAGGCCGGGGCTATCGCTGGAGCTCTTGGAGCAGGTAGTGGCAGTGAGGGGGGTGAGACTGCTTCTACTGAGTGGGGCCCTGTGTCCACCCTCCCTTCTCTGCATGGGAAGCAGGGTGTGACGTCCGTCACCTGCCACAGTGGCTACGTGTATACCACGGGGCGCGAT GGCGCCTACTATCAGCTCTTTGTGCGAGGCGGCCAACTGCAGCCGGTCCTCAGGCAGAAGTCCTGTCGAGGCATGAACTGGGTGGCTGGGCTCCGCATGGTGGCTGATGGGAGTATGGTCATCCTGGGTTTCCATGCCAACGAGTTTGTGGTGTGGAGTCCCCGGTCACATGAAAAGCTGCACATCGTCAACTGTGGTGGAGGGCACCGCTCCTGGGCCTTCTCTGATACTGAGGCGGCTATGGCT TTTGCCTACCTCAAGGACGGGGACGTCATGCTCTACCAGGCTCTGGGTGGCTGCACCCGGCCACATGTGATTCTCCGCGAGAGCCTGCATGGCCGTGAGATCACTTGTGTGAAGCGTGTGGGCACCATCACT CTGGGGCCTGAATTTGAGGTGCCCAGCTTCATGCAGCCCGACCACGTGGAGCCGGGCAGCGAGGGGCCGGGCCTGACCGACATCGTGATCACGTGCAGCGAG GACACTACTGTCTGTGTCCTGGCACTCCCCACCGTCACCGGCTCGGCG AATGCACTTACGGCGGTGTGTAATCATATCTCCTCCGTGCGCGCCCTGGCCGTGTGGGGCATCGGTACCCCAGGTGGCCCTCAGGATCCTCGGCCAGGCCTGACCGCTCATGTGGTGTCTGCGGGGGGCCGGGCTGAGATGCACTGCTTCAGCATCATGGTCACC CCGGACCCCAGCACCCCAAGCCGCCTCGCTTGCCATGTCATGCATCTTT TCCACCGGCTAGATGAGTACTGGGACCGGCAGCGCAATCGGCACCGAATGGTCAAGGTGGACCCAGAGACCAG GTACATGTCCCTGGCTGTGTGTGAGTTCGACCGGCCTGGCCTTGGCCCCCTAGTGGCTGCAGCCTGCAGTGATGGAGCAGTGAG gctcttCCTTTTGCAGGACTCGGGGCGGCGGTTGCAGCTCCTGGCTGAAAACTTCCACCACAAGCGGTgtgtcctcaaggtccattccTTTACCCATGAGGCACCCAACCAGCGGC GAGGGCTGTTCCTGTGCAGTGCAGCCACCGATGGCAACTTGGCCTTCTGGGATCTCACTACCGTGCTGGACCATGGCTCCGCTGCCCTGGAGCCTCCAGCAGACCCTGGGCTTCCCTACC GGCTGGGCGCCCCCTGCCTGACCCTCCAGGCTCACAGCTGTGGTGTCAACAGCCTGCATACCTTGCCCACACATGAGGGCCATCTCGTGGCCAGTGGCAGTGAGGATGGTTCCCTCCATGTCTTTGTGCTGGGC TGGGAGGCACCGGAGCTGGAAGAGGCCATGGGGGGTGCTGAGTTGGTGCCCCAGTTGCATGTGCTAGAGGAATACTCCGTCCCCTGTGCACATGCTGCCCATGTGACAGGCCTCAAGATCCTAAGCCCA GGCCTCATGGTCTCAGCCTCCATCGACCAACGGCTGACCTTCTGGC CTGGGCATGGTGAGCCCACCTTCATGAACAGTACCGTGTACCATGTCCCAGACGTGGCTGACATGGACTGCTGGCCTGTAAGCCCTGAGTTTGGCCACCGATGTGCTCTTGGGGGCCAGGGGCTTGAGGTTTACAACTGGTATGATTAA
- the DALRD3 gene encoding DALR anticodon-binding domain-containing protein 3 isoform X3, with amino-acid sequence MPGPSRAGGPRGGSAGTEGRERPPRFPPAHLSAQGRHRIHAPASRPSRKLDLLTLCFRFRWLLPVAMATGRLGVRETLGALNTALGSGDPVWFKETRARHLRARDFLAPRPALQARFGDEQVPERVVRAVAGLQGPGVAPVLRCAPTPAGLALQLQRPAVFERVLGAVAAYAAPAAPAAPGPRVLLHCPALRGAPGALRLSQLRAVLVADHLARALRAHGASVRLVPAVRDPHMPTFLQQLRVDWPAASERAATEALRSLALAELSPAPDGGALPPGVLGTVCLKEVMQERGRAAGYDPNLDKCLVTEDLLCVLAELQEAVRHGPGDGPPGLAAAPDADEGGCMVVHVVSCEEEFQQQKLDLLWWKLDAQAPLTQRHLVCGPVKVAGAPGALTAPEYYELRHAQVCKASALKHGRELARDPAWTEVFSVLSVATIKFEMLSTAPQSQLLLALSDGSVSTKGTKSGTFVMYNCARLATLFEGYQHSVEQGLYPTFPPVSSLDFSLLQDEGEWLLLFNGVLPFPDLLSQTAALACVAPGLHATARTETMCKFLVQLSMDFSSYYNRVHILGEPRPHLFGQMFARLQLLRAVREVLHAGLATLGLPPLNHI; translated from the exons ATGCCGGGGCCGAGCAGGGCAGGCGGGCCACGCGGAGGGAGTGCTGGGACCGAAGGTCGAGAGCGGCCGCCACGGTTCCCTCCGGCGCACCTGTCGGCTCAGGGACGCCACCGGATACACGCCCCGGCCAGTCGGCCCTCCCGGAAGCTCGACCTCCTGACGCTTTGCTTCCGGTTCCGCTGGCTCCTTCCGGTCGCCATGGcgacggggcgcctgggggtcAGGGAGACGCTAGGGGCCCTCAACACGGCCCTGGGGTCTGGCGACCCCGTGTGGTTCAAAGAGACGCGCGCCCGCCACCTGCGCGCCCGAGACTTCCTGGCGCCGCGACCCGCACTGCAGGCGCGCTTCGGGGACGAACAG GTGCCCGAGCGTGTGGTCCGTGCAGTCGCCGGCCTGCAAGGCCCCGGCGTGGCCCCGGTGCTGCGCTGCGCGCCGACGCCCGCGGGTCTGGCACTCCAGCTGCAGCGGCCCGCCGTCTTCGAGCGCGTGCTCGGCGCCGTGGCCGCGTATGCCGCGCCCGCCGCGCCCGCCGCGCCCGGCCCGCGCGTCCTCCTGCACTGCCCGGCGCTGCGCGGGGCTCCTGGCGCGCTCCGCTTGAGCCAGCTGCGCGCCGTGCTCGTGGCCGATCATTTGGCGCGAGCTCTGCGCGCTCATGG GGCGAGTGTGCGGCTGGTGCCCGCCGTACGGGACCCGCACATGCCGACCTTCCTGCAGCAACTACGCGTGGACTGGCCCGCTGCCTCCGAGAGAGCCGCCACCGAAGCCCTGAGGAGCCTCGCGCTTGCAGAGCTTAGCCCTGCCCCGGACGGGGGAGCCCTGCCCCCTGGCGTCCTGGGCACAGTGTGCCTGAAGGAGGTGATGCAAGAACGGGGACGCGCAGCCGGCTATGACCCCAACCTGGACAAGTGTCTGG TGACTGAGGATCTGCTGTGCGTGCTGGCCGAGCTGCAGGAGGCTGTCCGCCACGGACCTGGGGACGGCCCTCCAGGCCTG GCAGCGGCCCCAGATGCTGATGAAGGCGGCTGCATGGTTGTACACGTGGTGAGCTGTGAGGAGGAGTTCCAGCAACAAAAGTTGGACTTGCTCTGGTGGAAGCTGGATGCGCAGGCTCCGCTCACACAG AGGCACCTGGTCTGCGGCCCAGTGAAAGTAGCTGGTGCACCCGGTGCCCTGACTGCCCCCGAGTACTACGA GCTCCGGCACGCCCAGGTGTGCAAGGCGTCGGCCCTGAAGCACGGCAGGGAGCTAGCCCGAG ACCCGGCCTGGACAGAGGTGTTCAGCGTCCTCTCCGTGGCGACCATCAAGTTTGAAATGCTCAGCACAGCTCCGCAGAGTCAG CTCCTCCTGGCCCTGAGCGATGGCAGCGTTTCCACAAAGGGCACCAAGAGTGGCACCTTCGTCATGTATAACTGTGCCCGTCTTGCCACGCTATTTGAGGGGTACCAGCACAGCGTGGAACAAGGTCTGTACCCCACTTTTCCACCTGTGAGCAGTCTCGATTTCTCACTGCTGCAGGATGAG gGTGAGTGGCTGCTGCTCTTCAATGGCGTGCTCCCCTTCCCAGACCTGCTGAGCCAGACTGCAGCCCTGGCGTGCGTGGCCCCGGGGCTCCACGCGACTGCGCGCACCGAGACG ATGTGCAAGTTCCTGGTTCAGCTCAGCATGGATTTCAGCTCATACTATAACCGCGTACACATCCTAGGG gaGCCTCGACCACACCTATTTGGTCAAATGTTTGCCCGTCTCCAGCTTCTGCGGGCTGTGCGTGAAGTGCTCCACGCTGGCCTAGCCACGCTGGGTCTCCCTCCACTGAACCACATCTAA
- the DALRD3 gene encoding DALR anticodon-binding domain-containing protein 3 isoform X2: MPGPSRAGGPRGGSAGTEGRERPPRFPPAHLSAQGRHRIHAPASRPSRKLDLLTLCFRFRWLLPVAMATGRLGVRETLGALNTALGSGDPVWFKETRARHLRARDFLAPRPALQARFGDEQVPERVVRAVAGLQGPGVAPVLRCAPTPAGLALQLQRPAVFERVLGAVAAYAAPAAPAAPGPRVLLHCPALRGAPGALRLSQLRAVLVADHLARALRAHGASVRLVPAVRDPHMPTFLQQLRVDWPAASERAATEALRSLALAELSPAPDGGALPPGVLGTVCLKEVMQERGRAAGYDPNLDKCLVTEDLLCVLAELQEAVRHGPGDGPPGLAAAPDADEGGCMVVHVVSCEEEFQQQKLDLLWWKLDAQAPLTQALGSPFSTRRLRHAQVCKASALKHGRELARDPAWTEVFSVLSVATIKFEMLSTAPQSQLLLALSDGSVSTKGTKSGTFVMYNCARLATLFEGYQHSVEQGLYPTFPPVSSLDFSLLQDEGEWLLLFNGVLPFPDLLSQTAALACVAPGLHATARTETMCKFLVQLSMDFSSYYNRVHILGVSTQQRGRGACRGAREAEEETSRPLLSSRSLDHTYLVKCLPVSSFCGLCVKCSTLA, translated from the exons ATGCCGGGGCCGAGCAGGGCAGGCGGGCCACGCGGAGGGAGTGCTGGGACCGAAGGTCGAGAGCGGCCGCCACGGTTCCCTCCGGCGCACCTGTCGGCTCAGGGACGCCACCGGATACACGCCCCGGCCAGTCGGCCCTCCCGGAAGCTCGACCTCCTGACGCTTTGCTTCCGGTTCCGCTGGCTCCTTCCGGTCGCCATGGcgacggggcgcctgggggtcAGGGAGACGCTAGGGGCCCTCAACACGGCCCTGGGGTCTGGCGACCCCGTGTGGTTCAAAGAGACGCGCGCCCGCCACCTGCGCGCCCGAGACTTCCTGGCGCCGCGACCCGCACTGCAGGCGCGCTTCGGGGACGAACAG GTGCCCGAGCGTGTGGTCCGTGCAGTCGCCGGCCTGCAAGGCCCCGGCGTGGCCCCGGTGCTGCGCTGCGCGCCGACGCCCGCGGGTCTGGCACTCCAGCTGCAGCGGCCCGCCGTCTTCGAGCGCGTGCTCGGCGCCGTGGCCGCGTATGCCGCGCCCGCCGCGCCCGCCGCGCCCGGCCCGCGCGTCCTCCTGCACTGCCCGGCGCTGCGCGGGGCTCCTGGCGCGCTCCGCTTGAGCCAGCTGCGCGCCGTGCTCGTGGCCGATCATTTGGCGCGAGCTCTGCGCGCTCATGG GGCGAGTGTGCGGCTGGTGCCCGCCGTACGGGACCCGCACATGCCGACCTTCCTGCAGCAACTACGCGTGGACTGGCCCGCTGCCTCCGAGAGAGCCGCCACCGAAGCCCTGAGGAGCCTCGCGCTTGCAGAGCTTAGCCCTGCCCCGGACGGGGGAGCCCTGCCCCCTGGCGTCCTGGGCACAGTGTGCCTGAAGGAGGTGATGCAAGAACGGGGACGCGCAGCCGGCTATGACCCCAACCTGGACAAGTGTCTGG TGACTGAGGATCTGCTGTGCGTGCTGGCCGAGCTGCAGGAGGCTGTCCGCCACGGACCTGGGGACGGCCCTCCAGGCCTG GCAGCGGCCCCAGATGCTGATGAAGGCGGCTGCATGGTTGTACACGTGGTGAGCTGTGAGGAGGAGTTCCAGCAACAAAAGTTGGACTTGCTCTGGTGGAAGCTGGATGCGCAGGCTCCGCTCACACAG gCCCTTGGCTCACCCTTCTCCACACGCAGGCTCCGGCACGCCCAGGTGTGCAAGGCGTCGGCCCTGAAGCACGGCAGGGAGCTAGCCCGAG ACCCGGCCTGGACAGAGGTGTTCAGCGTCCTCTCCGTGGCGACCATCAAGTTTGAAATGCTCAGCACAGCTCCGCAGAGTCAG CTCCTCCTGGCCCTGAGCGATGGCAGCGTTTCCACAAAGGGCACCAAGAGTGGCACCTTCGTCATGTATAACTGTGCCCGTCTTGCCACGCTATTTGAGGGGTACCAGCACAGCGTGGAACAAGGTCTGTACCCCACTTTTCCACCTGTGAGCAGTCTCGATTTCTCACTGCTGCAGGATGAG gGTGAGTGGCTGCTGCTCTTCAATGGCGTGCTCCCCTTCCCAGACCTGCTGAGCCAGACTGCAGCCCTGGCGTGCGTGGCCCCGGGGCTCCACGCGACTGCGCGCACCGAGACG ATGTGCAAGTTCCTGGTTCAGCTCAGCATGGATTTCAGCTCATACTATAACCGCGTACACATCCTAGGGGTAAGTACACAGCAAAGGGGGCGGGGGGCTTGCAGGGGTGCaagggaagcagaggaagagaccagcaggccccttctctcctccaggaGCCTCGACCACACCTATTTGGTCAAATGTTTGCCCGTCTCCAGCTTCTGCGGGCTGTGCGTGAAGTGCTCCACGCTGGCCTAG
- the DALRD3 gene encoding DALR anticodon-binding domain-containing protein 3 isoform X1 has product MPGPSRAGGPRGGSAGTEGRERPPRFPPAHLSAQGRHRIHAPASRPSRKLDLLTLCFRFRWLLPVAMATGRLGVRETLGALNTALGSGDPVWFKETRARHLRARDFLAPRPALQARFGDEQVPERVVRAVAGLQGPGVAPVLRCAPTPAGLALQLQRPAVFERVLGAVAAYAAPAAPAAPGPRVLLHCPALRGAPGALRLSQLRAVLVADHLARALRAHGASVRLVPAVRDPHMPTFLQQLRVDWPAASERAATEALRSLALAELSPAPDGGALPPGVLGTVCLKEVMQERGRAAGYDPNLDKCLVTEDLLCVLAELQEAVRHGPGDGPPGLAAAPDADEGGCMVVHVVSCEEEFQQQKLDLLWWKLDAQAPLTQRHLVCGPVKVAGAPGALTAPEYYELRHAQVCKASALKHGRELARDPAWTEVFSVLSVATIKFEMLSTAPQSQLLLALSDGSVSTKGTKSGTFVMYNCARLATLFEGYQHSVEQGLYPTFPPVSSLDFSLLQDEGEWLLLFNGVLPFPDLLSQTAALACVAPGLHATARTETMCKFLVQLSMDFSSYYNRVHILGVSTQQRGRGACRGAREAEEETSRPLLSSRSLDHTYLVKCLPVSSFCGLCVKCSTLA; this is encoded by the exons ATGCCGGGGCCGAGCAGGGCAGGCGGGCCACGCGGAGGGAGTGCTGGGACCGAAGGTCGAGAGCGGCCGCCACGGTTCCCTCCGGCGCACCTGTCGGCTCAGGGACGCCACCGGATACACGCCCCGGCCAGTCGGCCCTCCCGGAAGCTCGACCTCCTGACGCTTTGCTTCCGGTTCCGCTGGCTCCTTCCGGTCGCCATGGcgacggggcgcctgggggtcAGGGAGACGCTAGGGGCCCTCAACACGGCCCTGGGGTCTGGCGACCCCGTGTGGTTCAAAGAGACGCGCGCCCGCCACCTGCGCGCCCGAGACTTCCTGGCGCCGCGACCCGCACTGCAGGCGCGCTTCGGGGACGAACAG GTGCCCGAGCGTGTGGTCCGTGCAGTCGCCGGCCTGCAAGGCCCCGGCGTGGCCCCGGTGCTGCGCTGCGCGCCGACGCCCGCGGGTCTGGCACTCCAGCTGCAGCGGCCCGCCGTCTTCGAGCGCGTGCTCGGCGCCGTGGCCGCGTATGCCGCGCCCGCCGCGCCCGCCGCGCCCGGCCCGCGCGTCCTCCTGCACTGCCCGGCGCTGCGCGGGGCTCCTGGCGCGCTCCGCTTGAGCCAGCTGCGCGCCGTGCTCGTGGCCGATCATTTGGCGCGAGCTCTGCGCGCTCATGG GGCGAGTGTGCGGCTGGTGCCCGCCGTACGGGACCCGCACATGCCGACCTTCCTGCAGCAACTACGCGTGGACTGGCCCGCTGCCTCCGAGAGAGCCGCCACCGAAGCCCTGAGGAGCCTCGCGCTTGCAGAGCTTAGCCCTGCCCCGGACGGGGGAGCCCTGCCCCCTGGCGTCCTGGGCACAGTGTGCCTGAAGGAGGTGATGCAAGAACGGGGACGCGCAGCCGGCTATGACCCCAACCTGGACAAGTGTCTGG TGACTGAGGATCTGCTGTGCGTGCTGGCCGAGCTGCAGGAGGCTGTCCGCCACGGACCTGGGGACGGCCCTCCAGGCCTG GCAGCGGCCCCAGATGCTGATGAAGGCGGCTGCATGGTTGTACACGTGGTGAGCTGTGAGGAGGAGTTCCAGCAACAAAAGTTGGACTTGCTCTGGTGGAAGCTGGATGCGCAGGCTCCGCTCACACAG AGGCACCTGGTCTGCGGCCCAGTGAAAGTAGCTGGTGCACCCGGTGCCCTGACTGCCCCCGAGTACTACGA GCTCCGGCACGCCCAGGTGTGCAAGGCGTCGGCCCTGAAGCACGGCAGGGAGCTAGCCCGAG ACCCGGCCTGGACAGAGGTGTTCAGCGTCCTCTCCGTGGCGACCATCAAGTTTGAAATGCTCAGCACAGCTCCGCAGAGTCAG CTCCTCCTGGCCCTGAGCGATGGCAGCGTTTCCACAAAGGGCACCAAGAGTGGCACCTTCGTCATGTATAACTGTGCCCGTCTTGCCACGCTATTTGAGGGGTACCAGCACAGCGTGGAACAAGGTCTGTACCCCACTTTTCCACCTGTGAGCAGTCTCGATTTCTCACTGCTGCAGGATGAG gGTGAGTGGCTGCTGCTCTTCAATGGCGTGCTCCCCTTCCCAGACCTGCTGAGCCAGACTGCAGCCCTGGCGTGCGTGGCCCCGGGGCTCCACGCGACTGCGCGCACCGAGACG ATGTGCAAGTTCCTGGTTCAGCTCAGCATGGATTTCAGCTCATACTATAACCGCGTACACATCCTAGGGGTAAGTACACAGCAAAGGGGGCGGGGGGCTTGCAGGGGTGCaagggaagcagaggaagagaccagcaggccccttctctcctccaggaGCCTCGACCACACCTATTTGGTCAAATGTTTGCCCGTCTCCAGCTTCTGCGGGCTGTGCGTGAAGTGCTCCACGCTGGCCTAG
- the NDUFAF3 gene encoding NADH dehydrogenase [ubiquinone] 1 alpha subcomplex assembly factor 3 — MVATFVLRGLCRARAVLRCSPAELLRAPRRGHRLTPADDELYQRTRISLLQRDSPQSMYIDSYSSRGFTVNGNRVLGPCALLPHSVVQWNVGTHRDITEESFSLFWLLEPQIEIVVVGTGDRTERLQPQVLQALRQRGIAVEVQDTPNACATFNFLCHEGRGTGAALIPPPGGTVLTSCRTNHQELT, encoded by the exons ATGGTCGCCACGTTCGTGCTTCGCGGCCTGTGCCGAGCGCGGGCAGTGCTCCGCTGTTCCCCTGCCGAGCTGCTGAG GGCCCCACGGCGAGGGCATCGGCTCACTCCGGCGGACGACGAGCTGTATCAGCGGACGCGCATCTCCCTGCTGCAGCGCGACTCCCCGCAGTCCATGTATATCGACAGCTACAGCAGCCGCGGCTTCACGGTCAACGGAAATCGCGTGCTTGGGCCCTGCGCGCTGCTCCCGCACTCCGTGGTGCAGTGGAAC GTAGGAACTCACCGGGACATCACCGAAGaaagcttctccctcttctggttGCTGGAGCCCCAGATAG AGATTGTTGTGGTGGGCACCGGAGACCGGACTGAACGGCTGCAGCCCCAGGTGCTGCAAGCCCTGCGGCAGCGGGGCATCGCCGTGGAAGTGCAGGACACG CCCAATGCCTGTGCCACTTTCAACTTCCTGTGTCATGAAGGCCGAGGAACAGGAGCTGCTCTTATCCCTCCACCCGGAGGGACTGTGCTCACAAGCTGCAGAACGAACCACCAGGAACTGACCTAA